From the genome of Tripterygium wilfordii isolate XIE 37 chromosome 6, ASM1340144v1, whole genome shotgun sequence:
GACTGTGTTCCACAGAAGTTTGAATCCACTGCCAGCATTAACAATTAGCATCTGATATAATGTCTGTTGAACACTTGTAAATGTTAGTGACAACCTTAGTTTTAATACTACCAAATACATAGTCAGCTTCTTTAGTTTCATTAATCCACCTCAGGATAGTTGTCACCATCTATCTTCTGAATGCGCATGACGAGATCATGTGCAAACTTGCCAAAGCTCATTAAATTCTGCATAATCAATCAGATAATAAAATAGTAAAGAAAAAGGGCGGGAATGTTGTAAAAAGTTGCATGTGTGAATTGACGCATATACTAATTATGCTCCAACTTACCAACCCATGCACATCCAATATGGTAATAGTAGAATCTATGTGCCTCTTGGCAGCAATAGAACAGGCTGGGAACCTTTCAGCAAAAACCTTTTCAAACCCTTGAATGTGATATTTTAAAAACCTGTCCACTGTGGTGACACTCATCAACTTGCTCGGTTCAATTTTGCCTAGTCTTTCAATATAAACAGGTCGACCTCCTTTGTCTACGCCATGGTAACCATGAGGATAATAGCGTTGAACTTCTTCATATTCTTCATAAATGAAATCCTAGACATGCATTATATCATATAGTACCAGATTCATTAGAAAAGGAACCAGCTAATCCaaattattagaaacaaggaaAAAATTGACAAGATAAAACTTTCAGCCACAATGACCAAGTTTCAATCAAACTAAGACTAGATGCCTTTGTTGCTGATTCTCAGTCCGTGGCCTAGCTGAGTCTTGGTCTCCATGCATCAGATAATTATCCCTCAATGGCCTTTCTAATTAGTAATTTCtcaataacaaaaccaaaaaaatgatgTCATGTTCACAATTACCTGTGAGATAGAATCTACTCCATTCTCTTTTCTCCAGTTAAGCATTTCTGCCCACATCTGGACTGTCTTATCAAGGTCAAACTTCCTTGCCTTAAGAAATCTGCAGCAACAAAATCCCAGACATATACAGATCAGCCATAATGATATTAAAAGATATAAAGAAGCAAAATTGTATAATGAATTATTCTGACAAATTTTGACATGCTTAAGACATGGAAAGCTTCTTGACAGTAGAATCATGCAGACACTAAGGAAAATATGGCCACTGTCAAAGAGATTTCTAACATTGCAAGTTTGAAGCTTCGGCTATCGATCTTAAATTCTGAAAGTTGTGTCATAATGTCGTGTTCATTAAATCAAAAGTAATTGGATCTTCGGAATGGTAGCAGAGGTATGATTAGTTAAACACATGTTTTGAATTTTTCTGTGGATCTATTAATCTATTTAGAGTTTCCTTCGTTCTTTCTGTTTTTCAATGCTAGGTGAGGGTTGGAGTTTTCAAGTAGTTCATAATAGCTTCCTCAATCTCTACAATGGAGATGACCATTCCATAGAATTCACCCAGCAATATTTGGGCCTTGAACCTCCCACTGGAATTTGTAAATTCAAACTATGGAGATTTCCCAACAGGTACTAGGTGCTTATCCAATATCCAGTCATTTTCAGAAGCAGAAGTCCTAGACAAGTCACAACAATTGAGTCTATCAAGGTTTAATAAAATCCCCCTGATAATAACattcaaattaatatttataccaTTTATAAATCACAAGTTCAGTGAATGGTATTGTTCTGAAATTTCTAATTTGCTTGAGGCATGATTGCCCATCTTCCCTCTCACTCCTTCCCATGCTTAACCCAAAATCTAAAACCAGGGAAAGATATACACGCACGCACACCATATATGTTGAGAAGTTCTTGTATGATCCTAAACTAGGATATGACAACCCACCCCCAATAACCATTTTTGCTACCTACTGAACAATCCACACAACCTCCACAAGGGCATACAAAAACTATATTCCAATAAAACGATATGAAGACGGAAAACCATAGCTCATTCCTATATGGTTAGATTAAAACATAACTACCCATGCATTCAAGAAGCATTTAAACATACTTCTTCCCAAACTTCAAAAAATCCGACTTTTATTAAAATGGCCAGATGCTAATCAATCTTCTCCTGCAAGTTGCCCTGCATAAGGATCTACCACGCACTTTTACCATTCTGATACTAACTTCACTCCTGAAAACCTCCTAATACAAAAAGATTAAATAGTCTGAAGCAGCATGACCCTAATTAATGCACTAGAATATAATTTCAAGGAAATTACCTCACAATTTAAATTTCCAAGTCTAGCAAACAACACAGCCTAGAGCTAATATTACTATGTATAACATCAACATTGGATAACTGTCACAATTTGCGCATATATAGTGCACTAGAATATAATTTCAAGGAAATTACCTCACAATTTAAATTTCCAAGTCTAGCAAACAACACAGCCTAGAGCTAATATTACTACCTATAACATCAACATTGGATAACTTTCACCATTTGAGCATATATAGTTCGTACTTGTACTTCAATGTCACAATTTGAGAGTTGAACCCTAAACTCGATTACCTTAACATAGTGTGGTAATCATCATGGTGAGCTGGGAGGAGATCCTTCGATATCAATGCCTGGCGAAAAGCATTCACTCCTTTTTCCTCTTCTGCATCTCTTACATTTTCAATTGAAATTGTTGCATATCTACAATCAGCAGTGCGCTTGCTATGCTTCTTAAGACTATGAGTGAGTCTTGTGGGCGCATTCATTGCCTTTTGCCGCAGAGATCTCCCCCGAGCTCTCCGTTTATCATCCTCAGAGGTCTCAATATCGAAGCTTCTCTCATTTTCCAGAGATGAGATTGTCTCTCCTATTGTAAATCGTTATACATGTCAATATTAATCGCTCTGATCTCGATTCCACGCGAATTATGCAAATATTACGTGAATTTACCTGGCATTGTAGGCAAATGCGTGCAATATCAATCTTGATTATACCTGAATCAACAAAGAGGGAAATATTCAAAAATCTTTGAACATATTAGCAATGCCAAATCTCGTTGATCTTTCAAAGCTTCGGCGAAAGCTGATAGCTGCTGATGAAGACAAAATCGATCAAGGATCCACGCACAAGTCCGACGATGACAGAACTCGCCTAATCACGCAACAACATAAAAACACGAAATCGAAAGggaaagaataaataaataaaacgaaTCCGATCAAGAAATTTTGATCGGATCCTTCGACGGCGTTTCCAACAATCGACAATCGGCATATTCCATTCATACCTTGCTAGAAGTTGCATTCACGCGTTTGCAGTTGAGATCACCATATTCACAGAAAACACATGTATGTATGTTATACGTATACGTATACGTATACACACGCGAGTGTAATGATGATATCAGAGGCAATGCAACAGCTTTTTTAGGTTATACGGGGTCACAGAAGGAACAAGCCGTTGCTTTCCAACTACGAAGGTATCGgattataattaaataataaaaagtaaaacTACTTTATAATAATACAGTGGTGGTTCAGGGAGATTGCTTTCAGGTAACGAAGAAGAGAGAAGCGTGTCGTTGTCAAATGCCGTTAAAAAGATGAAAAGGGACGTAGCGTGACACGGCCGCCGTTGGGCTCTCTCAAAGTGGATTGTCATTAACGCCGTCTGTTTGTTGGTTCTTCCGCCTCTGTTGATTGCGCCGAATTTTTTCCAAGCCATAGGTACCGTTAGCAGACGGTCGACGGAGGTTTTTCTGTCTGGAACGGTCGACGGAATTGATTATTACACGGTGTTGTGTCTACGATACGCCGTACGGGCATTCCCATTTAACATGCCAGAAACGGAAGTTCTTCgtttttaaattaaaaagaaaaaaaagtgaatcaCGTTGACAAAGACGTGAGGACTGAGAAGAGTCACCGACTGGAGCTTTGCCACGTGGAAGGCGGTGAGGCTTTGTGTGATGCTCGTCCAGAAAGGGTGGGTCAGTCGCAACCTCGTAGTGTTGTCCAGGGTTTCTTATTCATTTAAGCCCTTAACCTCTTTTGtgaagaaatcaaaattttttaaaaaaaattgctaGCATGGAAAGTGTGGATTAATGTTATCTGAAACAAAACCAATTTTTATCTAAATCAGATCAGGAGACAGGAGATGGAAATTGGGGTATGTTGGCAAATTTGTAACATATTGCTAAACAAATAGGTACAATAAGTAGATGGTTACAATCCTTTCATCTCTCAAAAAAACATGGTTACAATACTTTCATcaaaaattcccaaaatatgAATTTAGATTCGAGATCTAACTTAACACACCCTTAAGAATGCAATTTCGATCAATAAGAGGTGACTCAATTGGTaatcgactgggttaggcatatgtatgTTTAAGGTTCAATTTCAAtatgaaacatatttctcaactgtatttcaaaaaaagaatgcaatttcaaaaagcGCAACCATCTAACCTAGATCTAGGTTCGTGTTTGAAATCATATGGAGTTAACCCCTAGCACAAGtacaagaaaattaaatttaaaaatatataaaccctaaatcaaatCTCAAATAAAATAGTTGAACCAAACGATTATATTTTAAACGTATTCATTGGTACCATGTCTTAATGCTATAAAGGTGAACATCGTATTTCTCACCGTCCTTGTTTATAAATATGTTTTATGATATGatattatataattatgttTTCATTGTCGACCTCttgacatttttacaaaacaGACAGTCGGCTCCCACGAGCGAATTAAAAAGTTGGATCTACATTAGATCTCACCAGAATCGCACTATTTATGTTCCTGCAAAGAAGTTTGTTAAAATATGAAAAGTGACTATTGTTAggagctatgtttgaaattgggaCGGGTGGAACTTTTAATCCATTTTCAAAATGCAAAACACAATGTGTAAACCAAAatcacattaataaaaaaaatgaagattgAAAGAAATCAAACATGGAGGATAGAGCACTTGACTGTTgtgagttgtgtttgaaattgggaGCTTGGGTGGCAGGGTTTACTTGTGGGACCTTGCGTAGTAGGGTGGGTGGTAGGGTTTATAGGTGGTAACTTGTGTAGTAGGGTTTACGGGTGAATAAGAATTTTTTTGGATTGGGAGAAGAGGGTGGGTGATTGGGGTCGGCTTCCCCAATAATATATTAAGCGGGTTGCATCCTCataaaattctttttattttgctttattctatctattttattttattaatatccAAATGAATCCTATATCTACTCGATTTATAAAATCTATAATAATATATAGAGCGGGTAGCGGGAATGAAATACACATAGTTAACTTGGAATCCTATGTCGACTTCTCCGTTCAAAGATTAACACAAACTATAGATAAAGCATACCTAATGCAATGCTGAATTAGTAgattaaagaacaaaaataaggGTTCACAATATTTTTTTACCAAACTATTTCGAATCACTAATCTCAAATGTCAAATTGTAggaggataaaaaaaattacaagctGAGTCTTCACCATATTTCCTCTTTATGCTAATCCCCTATCATAATCATTATCACCCCATTGTTACCCCACGAATTTTTGATCAAATAGAACTTTTTTTCGTCTCGTTTGCCCAAACCAACAACCAACACAGCATGTCATCCCATGGGTGCTATTTATTCGTTTGCCCAAACCAACCAACAACAGAGCATGTCATCCCATGGGTGCTATTTATATCTTTCCTCTTTATGCTAATCCCCTAGCATAATCATTATCACCCCATTGTTTACCCCATgaattttttatcaaatataaCTCTTTTTCGTCTTGTTTGCCCAAACCAACAACCAACACAACATGTCATCCCATGGGTGTTATTTATTCGTTTGCCCAAACTAACCAACAACACAGTATGTCATCCCATGGGTGCTATTTATATCTTTCCTCTTTATGCTAATCCCCTAGCATAATCATTATCCCCCATTGTTTACCCCATGAATTTTTGATCAAATAGAACTCTTGTTCGTCTCGTTTGCCCAAACCAACAACCAACACAGCATGTCATCTCATGGGTACTATTTATATCTTTCCTCTTTATGCTAATCCCCTGGCATAATCATTATTACCCCATTGTTTATCTCATGAATTTTTGATCAAATAGAACTCTTTTTGTCTCGTTTGCCCAAACCAACAACCAACACAACATGTCATCCCATTGGTGCTATTTATTCTTTTGGAGAAGGGATCTCGTAAATTCCCACCTAAAATTAATACAATATCAACATGCACAAAttatataaaatcaaaaaaattatttcattcTAAATATTACCCCTCTAAATGCTCTAAAATCAAGAAAAACTAGCATAGAGGCACAGATTGGTTGATGTTTTCGTAGTCTTAAGATTGTTTCGTCTTTCGCAACTTTAGTGAAACCACTAATTGTCACACATGACTgtaaaattttaagaaaaatgtaaataataaggttattaaaaaaatttaattaataaattaaaatcgaGAAAAACTATCATAGAGGCACAAattgttgtttttgtgtgtggagTAACATTGGGCTTTGGACTTGCATGTGGGGCTGAAGAAATTGGGTTGGACTTGAGTGGTAGTGGAGGCTTTGTGGAGAGGATGAGAATTGTTTTGGTTGGGAAAAGAGGGTGAGTGATGGGCTTCTGATGGACTGAATATTTTAGGGGTGGCTTGAAAAGCTCAATAATATATAGAGCGGGTTGCAGCCTCataaaattctttttatttttctttaatctatctatttttattttgttaatatCCAAATGAATCATACATCGACTCCATTTATAGAGTCTATAATAATATATAGTAGAGTCTATAATAATATATAGAGCGGGTAGTGAGAGTCAAATACGCATGGTTAGTTTGGAATTCTATGTCGACTTCCCCGTTCAAAAATCATCACAAACAATAGATAGAGCATAACTAAGGCAATGTTGAATTAGTAGATattaaagaataaaaataagggTTCACAACATTTTTTCTTACAAAAGATAACAAAAATTACAATGCGAGTTTTCACCGTCTTTCCTTTTTAGGCTCATCCCCTAACATAACCATTTATCGCCCCATTCTTTACCTCAAGAAATTTTGTTCAAATAGAACTCTTTTCCGTGTCGTTTGCCTAGATCAACCAACAATATGGCATGTGATCGCTTGAGTgttatttcttattttggagAAGGGATCTCATAAATTCCCACCTAAAAATAATACAATAGCAACATGCacaaagtataaaaaaaaatttatttcattctAAATATTACCCCTCTAAATGATCTAAAATCGAGAAAAACTACCAGCACAGATTGGTTGATGTTTACATAGTCTCATGATTGCTTCCTCTTTCGCAACTTTAGTGAAACCACTAATTGTGACACGTGCTTgtaaaattttaagaaaaaatgtaaaaaatcaggttattaaaaaaactaataaattaaaattattttttgaaaaaacttatCTCAATATTTAATGTCATTGGTTGGGTCTCGGGTCAGCCCAAAGTTGACCCGAGGTGTTGGGTTTTCCACCGGACCTCAAAAATGGAGTCCAGGCCAGCCCGAGGCTTAGGGTAGGATTGTTAAGACCCGATATAATTTTGAACCTGGGCTGGACCTAGGCATACCGGTCAAATGGTGATCCCAAATTATTTTGCTGATTAAATGTTGTCAAATGtcatttgagaaaaaaaataatctaaatTGTAAGATTTGTAACTCTTTTCGAAAGGTCGACTTACCTGTGAAATAGTGGGCCAAGCCGTCCTATCTCAGGACGTAATTGGGCTGTACCTAAAAACAAAATTTGGGCTGCATTTTTGCGAGACCGATCCATACAAATTACACATACCCAAAACCCCCACCCCGTCACTCACTGACTAGGGTCAGAAACCCTAGCCCCCATTTTCTCTATTATATAGTCTTTCGTGACTTTCAAAGAACCAAGCAAAGGCAGTCCCTCGCGGCGGGTGAGAGCGAGCAGGGAAAAAAATGGTGTCGGGGTCTGGGATCTGCGCTAAAGTAGTCGTGGTAGATGCAAGGAACCACATGCTGGGACGATTGGCGTCCATCGTGGCAAAGGAGTTGCTGAATGGGCAGAAGGTGGTGGTTGTCAGGTGCGAGGAAATTTGCATGTCCGGTGGACTTGTAAGGCAGAAGATGAAGTACTTGAGGTTCCTTCGCAAACGTATGAATACCAAGCCCTCTCATGGCCCCATCCACTTCCGCGCCCCTTCCAAGATCTTCTGGCGCACCATCCGCGGGTTTGTTCCCTTTTTTTCCTAATTCTCTTGTTTTTGTTAATGGTAAATACGATGCAGATTTTGAGATTCTGCCATTCTTATCGTAAGTTGAATAGCTGACGTTGAGCAGCTACTCACTTGAACATATGAACTATAAGATTATTGTTAATCAGTACTTATTAGCCATCTTGAAGTCAGTTTTTCATTTTGTAATTTTATCTTTAATCGAAGGAGATGgatctttaacttttttttttttggtatggtgATACTTGGCGTCTGATTTTACACTTGCATTAACTTAGTTGTATTGTCATATCTAGACGTTCAGGAGTTTTGTTATATACCATGGTTCTGTTTGACTGGTTTCTGAATAGATATATGTCTGGTTTACTAGTGTTCCTTTTTGGCAGAATGATTCCACACAAGACTAAGCGTGGAGAGGCTGCACTTGCCCGGCTGAAGGCCTATGAGGGTGTCCCTCCACCATATGACAAGATTAAGAAGATGGTCATTCCTGATGCTCTGAAGTGGGTTTTACTGTTTTTTTTCCACTTATTTTTATATCTACAGCATTTATTGATTATTTTCAGTGCTGTTTTTGTTATGTTAATCATTTATTGCTAATTTGCTATGCTTAATAGGGTATTGAGGCTTCAGAAGGGTCACAAATACTGTTTGTTGGGCCGGCTGTCGTCTGAGGTCGGATGGAACCACTATGAGACCATCAGGGTGAGTTTTGCCTTTAGTTTCTTATTGTTGTGGTGTACATTTGTACAATACTTTACTAGTGTGGAAGAATTGTTTTGTTCCCAAGCTCCTTTGAAATCATTGTAGCCCATGAATGTTGGTTTGTGAATGAAATACATGCGCTCTTTTTAGTAATAGTTTTAGTTTTAgagttttttaaatttttttttttttaaactttccCTGCTTCTTTAGGAGAAGTATGAGATAATACTCTATGTAAAATTTTTCTTCCTGAGTGAGAATTGGTACTTTTGTGACTGATGATTCTGTTGGCAACAGGAGTTGGAGAACAAGAGAAAGGAGAGGGCGAAGGTTGCATATGACAGGAAGAAGCAGCTGAACAAACTTAGGGTGAAGGCTGAGAAGGCTGCAGAGGAGAAGCTTGGTTCCCAGCTGGAGATACTTGCCCCTGTCAAGTATTGAAGTCTTTAGCTTTTCTAGCTAGTCTCTTACAATTTTGTTGTGGATTTGGCCATAATGAATTCTTTCAAGTTAATTTCTTTTGGAAGCTTTGAATCTGAGTATCTGCTGAGACATAAGAGCTTTTGTTTTACATTTGGGTGTAGTGTGATTTTGTTTAATTGCTTTTGTTGTTTAATGATGTGCTCACTTCGTAGTCATTCTGTGTCTCCATGAGGTTTTGGCTAGTTGACCCTTTTTGGtgaattgaaagttgaaatgaTATCTGGAAAAGCCAAGTTAAATCTTGAATGGAAAAGAGTTTGCAGACCAgacaattatgtttgaaatttttttaagattGCCTCTATGACTTGGTGAAAGAAAGTGCTTTGGTAAACCATAAGATTTGGTCTGCTAATCGTTGATTTCGTACGCGAACTACTCTTCTCAACATCAATACCTTTTTGCTCTTCATGTTAGACTTATACCTTTCGTTTGCTGTTCCCTAATGGAGGTTGGCTTGTGGGGACTGCTTGGAAATGATATTTTGAGTTGGGTCTTTTGATTGTTTGGCAATGCTTTagagcatagtttttaaacccgaccCGCGTGTCGAACCGTCAAGGTTGAAGGGTCAAGGGTTTCGAGGTTCAAACGTTACGATGGAGGTTGAACCGcgggtttttaataaataataaaataataaaaaattataatttaatagttATATACTGTATAACTATATACTATATCGCAAGTTAGAGGAGCATACCTGTACAATTCAGCCATAATTTTTCTGCAAAAATTTACTAAATTTTATAGCAATaagcaaatcaaataaacaattcataaaccaaacacaaaattcaaattcattaacaaaaataaaatatttttgtgtcCATTGAAGGTAAATTACATATTTGACCTCacaattcattaacaaaaataaaatattctttgtttttaagtcattttacaaaacttgcggGTTTTCTTTTAATCCGTCGGGTCACGGGTTGCCGGGTTTCACGGGTTGACCCGCGGTTTGACACGGGTTGATGCACAAACGGTCTTTTTCCAACAAAAAACCAGGGAGACCGTCGGTTCGCGGGTTTCACAGTCCGACCGACGGGCCGGtccgggtttaaaaactatgctttAGAGTGCCCTTTCTTCCCGAATTTGGTTGAGAATACCTGCCAAGGCTTTGATCAAATAATTTCCCTTTCAGTTTAAAAAGGGTATACAAATCATTGTTGCAAAAATCCCTCTAGTCGGTAATCGGGGCTTGTCGATGCGACTAGAGGGTAATCAGGTCACTTAATCGGTGACCCGATTAAGCCCCGACTCTTCGACTAAATACCGACTAGTCGGTGAATCGTGAAGCCAGCTTCGCTCGGACTCGACTAAGACGGATTTCGGAGAATGAGGTCTCAATTGCCCGTCTTCGAACTCGACCAAAGATCTACGACCAAATCAGATTGTAGGTTAGTCTTCCTTCTTGTTCTCTGGAAGATTCTCATTCTCTGTCTTTTCTTGGCTTCCTCCTTGTTCTTCTCTGGAAGCTTCTGGTTCTCTTTGTCTCTTCTTGGCTTCCTTCCCCTTGTTCTTCTCTGGAAGCTTTTGGTTCTCTGGAAGCTTCTGGTTCTCTCCATCAGTGtcgttcttcttgttctttggaatttcttggcTTCCTTCTGGTTCTCTGTCTCTTCTTGGCTTCTTGTTCTCTGGAAGCTTCTGGTGCTCTCCATTAGTGCCTTTGATCGTTCTTTTTCTATGAATCTTAGGCTTAGATTTATTTGGGTTGTTCAACTTATGTTATAATGTTGGGCTCATCTTGGTTTTATGGGTCAAGTATTTTATTGTAACCCTtaacttaatattttattatttaaacttTGACTAGTATTCAAacttaatattttttctttaaaaaaaaatctacaaccTTAGAAACGTCTAAACTCAAAAGTCCAAACCTTGTTTTATTAAaacccttttcttttaatttctttcttcaagAGGCCAGCCACCTCCTTCCTAAGAAATGtcatttatattgtgtttttacacatatatatgatatgtattgtgtatatatatattttttaattaaaaaaaactcaaaacgattaatCCCCAACTAGTTCTcgattaatccaattaatccaTAGTTCCCGCGAACCGCCTAGCGATTTTTGCAACCATGATacaaatttgtttatgttacTGTGGCATTCTTCTTGGCATGTATTTTCTGATATTTTATGACTAGAAAATTTTTGGTGATGGACCTTAACCTCAAGTTTGAGGTGAGAGAGTGACCTTGGAATGATGCTAGTATATCATTGTTAGAGTCCAAGTAAAATAATAAACCGATCTGTCTTCCCAAATGATGAAAATAATTGTTTAGTGACTTGGGtccctttcttttttctccccctttgtgtcaacatgtattttgagagaggaatgttttaaaatttcatttaagagaatTGTAATCCATTGAACTACCATTATATTGTTTGTGGTTGTGCATTTATCAAAACTAGGTCATGATTCCCCAGTGATACTTTTTCAATAGCTTGTATGCATGAAATTGCAACCACGCATTTGGAAGAACCAAAACCAAAAGTGGTTATATTCAATCCAGAAGAAGCAGCTAAAGCATAAAAGAAATTCCTATGGCAATAAAGAGTTACGACTAGGTCTCCAGATAATCATAAAGTAAATGATGCCACTCTCACAAAATACGCCCAGAAAATGTGACAGACATCATGATTCTTAGCTATCAAACACTACAACAAATTGGACCTATAGAAGCGGTTTTTTTGCAGCGATTTTAAAAATGTGTCGCTTAATTTCAAATTGCGACAATTAGGTATGACAATTTTCGAACCGCCGCTATATTGAAATCATTATTCAAAGGCAGGCTTTAACGAAAGTGTTTTACCCTCTCAGAGACCATTATCACTTATCTCGTAGCTGTTTACCTTCTCTCGCCCTCACTCTCTAGCTTGCCGATCTACATCACTTTCTCACTCACTTTGTGGCATTCTCGATCTACATCTCTTGCTCGCTCGATCTAACTCTCTTGCTCGCTCACCCTTTTGCTCACTCGGCTTTCCTCTCTCACACTCGATCTCCTAAAATTTTACTCatgtaattttttgaatttatcgATTAGGCTATTTTGAATGATTTTTCAGAGAATATATTAGGGTTTTCTTAGGTTTTGTTGCCCTTTTGGTTGAATATTGGTTGCTTTGTGTGCTTTCGATGTGGTTTGTTGGGGTTACGCTGGTGAAGTCATAAAGGTGTATATGTGTGCTGC
Proteins encoded in this window:
- the LOC119999537 gene encoding 60S ribosomal protein L13a-4; the encoded protein is MVSGSGICAKVVVVDARNHMLGRLASIVAKELLNGQKVVVVRCEEICMSGGLVRQKMKYLRFLRKRMNTKPSHGPIHFRAPSKIFWRTIRGMIPHKTKRGEAALARLKAYEGVPPPYDKIKKMVIPDALKVLRLQKGHKYCLLGRLSSEVGWNHYETIRELENKRKERAKVAYDRKKQLNKLRVKAEKAAEEKLGSQLEILAPVKY